Proteins from a genomic interval of Helicobacter pylori Shi112:
- a CDS encoding L-serine ammonia-lyase, producing the protein MASFSILSIFKIGVGPSSSHTIGPMEAGARFCGLLKGVLEQVMRVQITLHGSLALTGKGHLSDEAVLIGLHGIYANELEVTTKKALLHEALENKVLKLANQHCIHFDYSKDLIFDNKPLARHQNALILKAFNSKNEVLKEETYYSVGGGFVYTEKELDNLSEEGENESVAYDFSSAKELLELCQKHQKNIAEIVRLREDALKNRPDAMMAKIYHAMFECYDNGANSKEKYLPGSLRVTRLAPSIKTRLEKHPTSGKDPLALIDYISLYARAIAEENASGGKVVTAPTNGACAVVPSVLLYAKNHLFENLSQKAINDFLLTSAAIGYLYKKNASLSGAEAGCQAEIGVASSMAAGGLACLCQATTQQVLIASEIAMEHHLGLTCDPVGGLVQIPCIERNVLGAIKAISASKLALEDEYKPKVSLDEVIATMYATGKDMNEKYKETSLGGLAKTLKC; encoded by the coding sequence ATGGCTAGTTTTTCTATTTTATCTATTTTTAAAATCGGCGTGGGGCCTAGCTCTTCACACACCATAGGGCCTATGGAAGCTGGAGCGAGATTTTGCGGGTTGTTAAAAGGCGTTTTAGAGCAGGTTATGCGCGTTCAAATCACCTTGCATGGCTCATTGGCTTTAACCGGTAAAGGGCATTTGAGCGATGAGGCGGTTTTAATTGGCTTGCATGGCATTTACGCTAACGAATTGGAGGTAACAACCAAAAAAGCCTTATTGCATGAAGCGCTTGAAAACAAGGTTTTAAAACTCGCTAACCAACATTGCATCCATTTTGATTATTCTAAAGATTTGATTTTTGACAATAAACCTTTAGCCAGACACCAAAACGCTCTCATTTTAAAAGCTTTCAATTCTAAAAATGAGGTTTTAAAAGAAGAAACTTACTATTCTGTCGGTGGAGGGTTTGTCTATACTGAAAAAGAATTAGACAACTTGTCTGAAGAGGGTGAAAATGAAAGTGTTGCCTATGATTTTTCAAGCGCTAAGGAATTGCTAGAATTATGCCAAAAACACCAAAAAAACATCGCTGAAATCGTGCGTTTGAGAGAAGATGCCCTGAAAAACCGCCCTGATGCAATGATGGCTAAAATTTATCATGCGATGTTTGAGTGTTATGATAATGGGGCTAATTCTAAAGAAAAGTATCTGCCCGGTTCTTTGAGAGTAACACGATTAGCCCCAAGCATTAAAACTCGTTTAGAAAAACACCCCACAAGCGGGAAAGACCCCTTAGCACTGATTGATTACATTTCGCTTTACGCTCGTGCCATCGCTGAAGAAAACGCTAGCGGAGGAAAGGTGGTAACCGCCCCCACTAATGGAGCGTGCGCGGTGGTGCCAAGCGTGCTTTTATACGCTAAAAACCATTTGTTTGAAAATTTATCGCAAAAGGCCATCAATGATTTTTTACTCACCAGTGCAGCGATTGGCTATCTTTACAAAAAAAACGCTTCCTTGAGCGGCGCAGAAGCGGGGTGTCAGGCTGAAATTGGCGTGGCAAGCTCTATGGCTGCGGGGGGGTTAGCCTGTTTGTGCCAAGCGACCACGCAACAGGTTTTAATCGCTAGTGAAATCGCTATGGAACACCATCTAGGATTGACATGCGATCCCGTGGGGGGCTTGGTGCAAATCCCTTGCATTGAACGCAATGTTTTAGGAGCGATCAAAGCGATCAGCGCTTCTAAACTAGCTTTAGAAGATGAATACAAGCCTAAAGTGAGCCTGGATGAAGTGATCGCTACGATGTATGCGACCGGAAAAGACATGAATGAAAAATACAAAGAGACTTCGTTAGGGGGATTAGCCAAAACCTTAAAATGCTAA
- a CDS encoding L-lactate permease yields MEFYQVYDPLGNIWLSALVALSPIVLFFISLIVFKLKGYSAGFLSLVLSIIIALFVYKMPAQMVSASFFYGFLYGLWPIAWIVIAAIFLYNLSVKSGYFEILKESILTLTPDHRILVILIGFCFGSFLEGAIGFGGPVAITAAILVGLGLNPLYAAGLCLIANTAPVAFGAVGIPITAMASVVGIPELEISQMVGRVLPIFSIGIPFFIVFLMDGFKGIRETFPAVAVTGFSFAIAQFLSSNYLGPQLPDIISALVSLIATTLFLKFWQPKRIFTSNGKEPAISTEKHHICKVVVAWMPFVLLTITIIIWTQPWFKALFKEGGALAFSSFAFEFNSISQKIFKTVPIVTEATNFPVVFKFPLILTTGTSIFLAALLSVFLLRVKISDAIGVFGATLKEMRLPILTIGVVLAFAYVANYSGMSATLALALADTGHVFTFFSPVVGWLGVFLTGSDTSSNLLFGSLQMLIATQLGLPEVLFLAANTSGGVVGKMISPQSIAIACAAVGLVGKESELFRFTVKYSIALAIIMGIVFTLIAYVFPFIIPVTPT; encoded by the coding sequence ATGGAATTTTATCAAGTCTATGACCCATTAGGCAATATTTGGCTGAGCGCTTTAGTGGCGCTATCGCCTATTGTGCTTTTTTTTATTTCTCTTATTGTCTTTAAACTTAAAGGGTATAGCGCTGGGTTTTTAAGCTTAGTGCTTTCAATCATTATTGCGTTGTTTGTGTATAAAATGCCTGCTCAAATGGTGAGCGCGAGTTTTTTCTATGGCTTTCTTTATGGCTTGTGGCCGATCGCTTGGATTGTGATCGCTGCGATTTTTCTTTACAACCTTTCAGTGAAATCCGGGTATTTTGAGATTTTAAAAGAAAGCATTTTAACCCTAACGCCGGATCACCGCATTTTAGTGATTTTGATTGGCTTTTGTTTTGGCTCGTTTTTAGAAGGAGCGATCGGCTTTGGAGGCCCGGTAGCGATCACAGCGGCGATTTTAGTCGGCCTTGGGCTAAACCCCTTATACGCTGCCGGATTGTGCCTAATCGCTAACACCGCTCCTGTAGCTTTTGGCGCGGTGGGTATTCCTATTACGGCAATGGCTAGCGTGGTGGGTATCCCTGAATTAGAGATTTCTCAAATGGTGGGCAGGGTGTTACCCATTTTTTCCATTGGTATCCCTTTTTTCATCGTGTTTTTAATGGATGGTTTTAAGGGGATTAGAGAGACTTTTCCTGCAGTGGCTGTTACCGGGTTTAGTTTCGCTATCGCGCAATTTTTAAGCTCTAATTATCTAGGGCCGCAACTTCCGGATATTATTTCAGCCTTAGTGTCATTGATCGCTACCACTTTGTTTTTAAAATTCTGGCAGCCCAAACGCATTTTCACCAGCAATGGCAAAGAGCCCGCAATCAGCACAGAAAAACACCATATTTGTAAGGTGGTTGTGGCGTGGATGCCTTTTGTGTTGCTCACTATTACGATTATCATATGGACGCAACCCTGGTTTAAAGCGCTCTTTAAAGAAGGCGGGGCTTTGGCGTTTTCTAGCTTTGCGTTTGAATTCAATTCTATCAGTCAAAAGATTTTTAAAACCGTTCCCATTGTTACTGAAGCGACCAATTTTCCTGTCGTGTTCAAATTCCCCTTGATTCTAACGACAGGCACTTCCATTTTTTTAGCCGCTCTTTTAAGCGTGTTTTTGTTGCGCGTGAAAATCAGCGATGCGATAGGGGTGTTTGGGGCTACTTTAAAAGAAATGCGTTTGCCGATTTTAACCATTGGCGTGGTTTTAGCGTTTGCGTATGTGGCTAATTATAGCGGCATGAGCGCCACGCTCGCTTTAGCGTTAGCGGATACTGGGCATGTTTTCACTTTCTTTTCGCCTGTTGTAGGCTGGCTTGGGGTGTTTTTAACCGGAAGCGATACGAGTTCTAATCTTTTATTTGGCTCTTTGCAAATGCTCATCGCTACACAGCTTGGCTTGCCTGAAGTGCTTTTCTTAGCGGCAAACACTTCAGGGGGTGTTGTGGGTAAAATGATAAGCCCTCAAAGTATCGCTATCGCTTGCGCGGCGGTGGGGTTAGTGGGGAAAGAGAGCGAATTGTTCAGATTTACAGTAAAATACTCTATCGCTTTGGCAATCATTATGGGGATTGTCTTCACTCTTATTGCTTATGTCTTCCCCTTTATTATCCCGGTTACTCCTACTTAA
- a CDS encoding class II 3-deoxy-7-phosphoheptulonate synthase: MSNTTWSPASWHSFKIEQHPTYKDKQELERVKKELRSYPPLVFAGEARNLQERLAQVIDNKAFLLQGGDCAESFSQFSANRIKDMFKVMMQMAIVLTFAGSIPIVKVGRIAGQFAKPRSNATEILDNEEVLSYRGDIINGISKKEREPNPERMLKAYHQSVATLNLIRAFAQGGLANLEQVHRFNLDFVKNNDFGKKYQQIADRITQALGFMQACGVEIEKTPILREVEFYTSHEALLLHYEEPLVRKDSLTDQFYDCSAHMLWIGERTRDPKGAHVEFLRGVCNPIGVKIGPNASVSEVLELCDVLNPCNIKGRLNLIVRMGSKMIKERLPKLLQGVLKEKRHILWSIDPMHGNTVKTSLGVKTRAFDSVLDEVKSFFEIHRAEGSLASGVHLEMTGENVTECIGGSQAITEEGLSCHYYTQCDPRLNATQALELAFLIADMLKKQRA; the protein is encoded by the coding sequence ATGTCAAACACAACTTGGTCGCCCGCTTCATGGCATTCTTTTAAGATAGAGCAACACCCCACTTATAAAGATAAGCAAGAATTAGAAAGGGTCAAAAAAGAATTGCGCTCTTACCCTCCCTTAGTGTTTGCTGGTGAAGCGAGGAACTTGCAAGAGCGCTTAGCCCAAGTCATTGACAATAAGGCGTTTTTGTTGCAAGGGGGCGATTGCGCGGAGTCGTTTTCTCAATTTAGCGCTAACAGGATTAAAGACATGTTTAAAGTGATGATGCAAATGGCGATTGTCTTAACCTTTGCTGGCTCTATACCGATCGTGAAAGTGGGGCGCATTGCTGGGCAATTTGCCAAGCCTCGCTCTAATGCGACTGAGATACTAGATAATGAAGAAGTGCTGAGTTATAGAGGGGATATTATCAACGGGATTTCCAAAAAAGAAAGAGAGCCAAATCCTGAAAGAATGCTTAAAGCCTACCATCAAAGCGTAGCGACTTTAAACCTTATTAGAGCCTTTGCTCAAGGCGGGTTAGCGAATTTAGAGCAAGTGCATCGTTTCAATTTGGATTTTGTCAAAAACAACGACTTCGGGAAAAAATACCAGCAAATCGCTGACCGGATCACGCAAGCTTTAGGGTTTATGCAAGCATGCGGGGTGGAGATAGAAAAAACGCCTATTCTTAGGGAAGTGGAATTTTACACCAGCCACGAAGCGTTACTGCTCCATTATGAAGAGCCTTTGGTGCGTAAGGATAGTTTGACTGACCAGTTTTATGATTGCTCCGCACACATGCTGTGGATTGGCGAAAGGACAAGAGATCCTAAGGGCGCGCATGTGGAGTTTTTAAGGGGGGTTTGTAACCCTATTGGCGTGAAAATCGGGCCTAATGCGAGCGTGAGCGAAGTGTTAGAATTGTGCGATGTTTTAAACCCGTGCAACATTAAGGGGCGTTTGAATTTGATCGTGCGCATGGGTTCTAAGATGATTAAAGAGCGTTTGCCTAAACTTTTACAAGGGGTGTTGAAAGAAAAACGCCATATTTTATGGAGCATTGATCCCATGCATGGCAACACGGTTAAAACCAGCTTGGGGGTTAAAACAAGGGCTTTTGATAGCGTGTTAGATGAAGTGAAAAGCTTTTTTGAAATCCACAGGGCTGAAGGGAGTTTGGCTTCAGGGGTTCATTTGGAAATGACAGGTGAGAATGTTACAGAATGTATCGGTGGCTCGCAAGCGATCACTGAAGAGGGTTTGAGCTGCCATTACTATACGCAATGCGATCCAAGGCTAAACGCCACCCAAGCCCTAGAACTCGCTTTCTTAATCGCTGACATGCTCAAAAAACAGCGTGCTTAA
- a CDS encoding (Fe-S)-binding protein, translating into MKVNFFATCLGAAIYSNASLNAIKLLRKENLEVVFKKDQTCCGQPSYNSGYYEETKKVVLYNIKLYSNNDYPIILPSGSCTGMMRHDYLELFEGHAEFNMVKDFCSRVYELSEFLDKKLQVKYEDKGEPLKITWHSNCHALRVAKVIDSAKNLIRQLKNVELIELEKEEECCGFGGTFSVKEPEISAVMVKEKIKDIESRQVDVIVSADAGCLMNISTAMQKMGSPTKPMHFYDFLASRLGL; encoded by the coding sequence TTGAAAGTCAATTTCTTTGCTACTTGTCTAGGAGCAGCCATATACAGCAACGCATCGCTTAACGCTATCAAATTACTCCGCAAGGAAAATTTGGAAGTGGTTTTTAAAAAAGACCAGACATGTTGCGGCCAGCCAAGCTACAACTCAGGGTATTATGAAGAAACAAAAAAAGTCGTTTTATACAATATCAAACTTTATTCCAATAACGACTACCCTATTATCTTGCCTAGCGGTTCATGCACGGGGATGATGCGGCATGATTATTTGGAATTGTTTGAAGGGCATGCGGAATTTAACATGGTTAAAGATTTTTGCTCTAGGGTGTATGAATTGAGCGAGTTTTTGGATAAAAAATTGCAAGTCAAATATGAAGATAAGGGCGAACCCCTTAAAATCACATGGCATTCTAATTGCCATGCTTTAAGGGTGGCTAAAGTGATTGACTCGGCGAAAAATCTCATCAGACAGCTTAAAAATGTGGAACTCATTGAATTGGAAAAAGAAGAAGAATGCTGCGGGTTTGGGGGGACTTTTTCAGTCAAAGAGCCTGAAATTTCAGCGGTTATGGTCAAAGAAAAGATTAAAGACATAGAAAGCCGTCAGGTGGATGTGATTGTTTCAGCGGACGCTGGGTGTTTGATGAATATCAGCACCGCTATGCAAAAAATGGGTTCTCCCACAAAACCCATGCATTTTTATGACTTTTTAGCCTCAAGGCTTGGGCTTTAA
- a CDS encoding LutB/LldF family L-lactate oxidation iron-sulfur protein: protein MEKYHSDQEYEEIITDQLGDMQLRENLRSAMDTLRANRKNLIKNRYSEWENLRELGKEVKLKILSRLDEYLELFEKNATQNGFKIHYAKDGDEANEIIYNLAKEKNIKRILKQKSMASEEIGLNHYLKEKGIQAQETDLGELIIQLINEHPVHIVVPAIHKNRKQIGKIFEEKLNAAYEEEPEKLNAIARKHMRKEFESFKMGISGVNFAIANEGAIWLVENEGNGRMSTTACDVHVAICGIEKLVESFDDAAILNNLLAPSAVGVPITCYQNIITGPRKEGDLDGPKEAHIILLDNNRSNILADEKYYRALSCIRCGTCLNHCPVYDKIGGHAYLSTYPGPIGVVVSPQLFGLNNYGHIPNLCSLCGRCTEVCPVEIPLAELIRDLRSDKVGEGRGVVKGAKSTQHGGMEKFSMKMFAKMASDGAKWRFQLKMAQFFSPLGKLLAPILPLVKEWASVRTLPNMDTSLHAKVQHLEGVIYE from the coding sequence ATGGAAAAATATCATAGCGACCAAGAATACGAAGAAATCATCACCGACCAATTAGGCGATATGCAATTAAGGGAAAATTTGCGTTCTGCAATGGACACCTTAAGGGCTAATCGTAAGAATTTGATTAAAAATCGTTACAGCGAATGGGAAAATTTAAGGGAATTAGGCAAAGAAGTCAAGCTTAAAATTTTATCCAGGCTTGATGAGTATTTGGAATTGTTTGAAAAAAACGCCACTCAAAACGGCTTTAAAATCCATTACGCTAAAGACGGTGATGAAGCTAATGAAATCATTTACAACCTCGCTAAAGAAAAGAATATCAAGCGCATTTTAAAGCAAAAGTCCATGGCGAGCGAAGAAATTGGCTTGAACCATTACCTCAAAGAAAAGGGCATTCAAGCACAAGAAACGGATTTGGGCGAATTGATTATCCAGCTCATTAATGAACACCCCGTGCATATTGTCGTGCCGGCTATCCATAAAAACCGCAAGCAAATCGGTAAGATTTTTGAAGAAAAACTCAACGCCGCTTATGAAGAAGAGCCTGAAAAGCTTAATGCGATCGCCAGAAAACACATGCGCAAAGAATTTGAAAGCTTTAAAATGGGGATCAGTGGGGTGAATTTCGCTATCGCTAATGAGGGTGCGATCTGGTTAGTTGAAAATGAAGGCAATGGCCGCATGAGCACCACCGCATGCGATGTGCATGTCGCTATTTGCGGGATTGAAAAATTAGTAGAAAGCTTTGATGATGCGGCGATTTTAAACAATCTGCTCGCTCCAAGCGCTGTGGGTGTGCCTATCACATGCTATCAAAACATTATCACAGGCCCCAGAAAAGAGGGCGATTTAGACGGCCCTAAAGAAGCCCACATCATTTTATTAGACAACAACCGCTCTAATATTTTGGCTGATGAAAAGTATTATCGCGCTCTTTCATGCATCCGTTGCGGGACTTGTTTGAACCACTGCCCCGTGTATGACAAAATCGGTGGGCATGCCTATCTTTCTACTTATCCTGGCCCTATAGGCGTGGTGGTATCCCCCCAACTCTTTGGCCTGAATAATTACGGGCATATCCCCAATTTGTGCAGTCTTTGCGGGCGTTGCACTGAAGTTTGCCCTGTAGAAATCCCTTTAGCCGAGCTCATTAGAGATTTACGATCGGATAAAGTGGGCGAGGGCAGAGGCGTAGTTAAGGGGGCTAAAAGCACCCAACACGGCGGGATGGAAAAATTCTCTATGAAAATGTTTGCCAAAATGGCAAGCGATGGGGCTAAGTGGCGTTTCCAATTGAAAATGGCTCAATTTTTCTCGCCTTTAGGCAAGCTTTTAGCTCCCATACTGCCTTTAGTCAAAGAGTGGGCGAGCGTAAGAACCTTACCCAATATGGACACAAGCTTGCATGCAAAAGTCCAGCACTTAGAAGGGGTGATTTATGAGTAA
- a CDS encoding lactate utilization protein C, with the protein MSKELILKRIKEARAKHAIQGANPAYRNIIKVEFEDLVEEYKHFQVLNKAEVIESAKENLEQAILKALENFKSKKVLHSTDLNLNFEAFKDFTLQPYDKEIEAMREELFEIDTALLHGVCGISSLGMIGAVSSHASPRLLSLITLNCIILLKKESIVRNLSEGMQALKNQSKNGVLPTNMLLIGGPSRTADIELKTVFGVHGPQKVAIILY; encoded by the coding sequence ATGAGTAAAGAGCTTATTTTAAAGCGCATTAAAGAAGCCAGAGCCAAGCATGCCATTCAGGGAGCAAACCCTGCTTACAGGAATATCATTAAAGTGGAGTTTGAAGACTTGGTGGAAGAATACAAGCATTTCCAAGTGTTGAATAAAGCTGAAGTCATTGAAAGCGCTAAAGAAAATTTAGAGCAAGCAATTTTAAAGGCTTTAGAAAATTTTAAAAGCAAAAAAGTCTTACACTCTACAGATTTGAATTTGAATTTTGAAGCGTTCAAGGATTTTACTTTACAACCTTATGATAAAGAAATTGAAGCGATGCGTGAAGAGCTGTTTGAGATTGATACGGCTTTATTGCATGGGGTTTGTGGGATTTCAAGCTTGGGCATGATTGGAGCGGTTTCTTCGCATGCAAGCCCAAGGTTACTTTCGCTCATCACCCTTAATTGCATCATCTTATTGAAAAAAGAATCCATTGTGCGCAATTTGAGTGAAGGCATGCAAGCTTTAAAAAACCAAAGTAAAAACGGCGTATTACCCACAAACATGCTCCTTATTGGCGGGCCTAGCCGGACAGCCGATATTGAATTAAAAACCGTTTTTGGGGTGCATGGGCCTCAAAAAGTCGCTATCATTCTCTATTAA
- a CDS encoding DUF1104 domain-containing protein, whose protein sequence is MKKLAFSLLFTGTFLGLFLNASDFKSMDDKQLLEQAGKVAPSEVPEFRAEINKRLAVMKEEERKSYKADFKKAMDKNLASLSQEDRNKRKKEILEAIANKKKTMTMKEYRQEGLDLHDCACEGPFHDHEKKGRKGKQSSHHKH, encoded by the coding sequence ATGAAAAAATTGGCGTTTTCTTTATTGTTTACAGGGACTTTTTTGGGGCTTTTTTTGAATGCGAGTGATTTTAAGAGCATGGATGATAAGCAACTATTAGAGCAAGCAGGGAAAGTTGCTCCTAGCGAAGTTCCAGAGTTTCGCGCAGAAATCAATAAGCGATTAGCAGTGATGAAAGAAGAAGAGCGTAAAAGTTATAAAGCGGATTTTAAAAAAGCGATGGATAAAAATTTAGCTTCTTTAAGCCAAGAAGATCGCAACAAGCGTAAAAAAGAAATTCTTGAAGCGATTGCTAACAAAAAGAAAACAATGACCATGAAAGAATACCGCCAAGAGGGGCTAGATTTGCATGATTGCGCATGTGAAGGCCCTTTTCATGATCATGAGAAAAAGGGAAGAAAAGGGAAACAATCAAGCCATCATAAGCATTAA
- the bcp gene encoding thioredoxin-dependent thiol peroxidase, producing MEKLEVGQLAPDFRLKNSDGVEISLKDLLHKKVVLYFYPKDNTPGCTLEAKDFSDLFSEFEKKNAVVVGVSPDNAQSHQKFISQCSLNVILLCDEDKKAANLYKAYGKRMLYGKEHLGIIRSTFIINTQGVLEKCFYNVKAKGHAQKVLESL from the coding sequence ATGGAAAAATTAGAAGTGGGGCAATTAGCCCCTGATTTCAGGTTGAAAAACAGCGATGGCGTAGAGATTTCTTTAAAAGATTTGCTCCATAAAAAAGTGGTGCTGTATTTCTACCCTAAAGACAACACCCCCGGATGCACTCTAGAAGCCAAAGACTTTAGCGATCTGTTTAGTGAATTTGAAAAGAAAAACGCTGTTGTCGTAGGCGTAAGCCCTGATAACGCTCAATCGCATCAAAAATTTATCAGCCAATGCTCTTTGAATGTGATTTTGCTCTGCGATGAAGATAAAAAAGCCGCCAATCTTTACAAAGCTTATGGCAAACGCATGCTTTATGGGAAGGAGCATTTGGGGATTATCCGCTCCACTTTCATCATCAACACGCAAGGCGTTTTAGAAAAATGCTTCTACAATGTCAAAGCGAAAGGCCATGCTCAAAAAGTTTTAGAGAGTTTGTAG
- a CDS encoding serine/threonine transporter, whose protein sequence is MAQEKALIRDPKKLNAFDLRWMASLFGTAVGAGILFLPIRAGGHGIWAIVVMSAIIFPLTYLGHRALAYFIGSKDKEDITMVVRSHFGAQWGFLITLLYFFAIYPICLAYGVGITNVFDHFFTNQLHLAPFHRGLLAVALVSLMMLVMVFNATIVTRICNALVYPLCLILLLFSLYLIPYWQGANLFVVPSFKEFVLAIWLTLPVLVFSFNHSPIISTFTQNVEKEYGAFKEYKLNQIELGTSLMLLGFVMFFVFSCVMCLNADDFVKAREQNIPILSYFANTLNNPLINYAGPVVAFLAIFSSFFGHYYGAKEGLEGIIIQSLKLKKTSKTLSVSVTIFLWLTITLVAYINPNILDFIENLGGPIIALILFVMPMIAFYSISSLKRFRNLKVDIFVFVFGSLTALSVFLGLF, encoded by the coding sequence ATGGCACAAGAAAAAGCGCTTATAAGAGATCCTAAAAAGCTCAACGCGTTTGATTTGCGTTGGATGGCGTCTTTATTTGGCACGGCGGTGGGGGCAGGGATTTTATTTTTGCCTATTAGAGCCGGTGGGCATGGGATATGGGCTATTGTGGTGATGAGCGCGATTATATTCCCTTTAACTTATCTGGGGCATAGAGCTTTAGCTTATTTCATAGGATCTAAAGATAAAGAAGACATTACCATGGTCGTTCGCTCTCATTTTGGCGCTCAATGGGGTTTTCTTATCACTTTGCTTTATTTCTTTGCGATTTATCCTATTTGTTTGGCTTATGGGGTGGGTATCACTAATGTGTTTGATCATTTTTTCACTAACCAGTTGCATTTAGCGCCTTTCCATCGGGGCTTACTGGCTGTAGCGTTAGTTTCTTTAATGATGTTGGTGATGGTTTTTAACGCTACGATTGTTACGCGCATTTGTAACGCTTTAGTGTATCCTTTATGCTTGATCTTATTGCTTTTTTCTTTGTATCTTATCCCTTATTGGCAAGGCGCTAACCTTTTTGTAGTGCCGAGTTTTAAAGAATTTGTGTTAGCTATTTGGCTAACCTTACCGGTGCTTGTGTTTTCATTCAACCATAGCCCCATCATTTCAACCTTCACTCAAAATGTAGAAAAAGAATACGGCGCTTTCAAAGAGTATAAACTCAATCAAATTGAATTAGGGACATCGCTGATGCTTTTAGGGTTTGTGATGTTTTTTGTGTTTTCGTGCGTCATGTGCTTGAATGCTGATGATTTTGTGAAAGCAAGGGAACAAAATATCCCCATTTTAAGCTATTTTGCTAACACTTTAAACAACCCTTTAATCAACTATGCGGGGCCTGTGGTGGCTTTTTTAGCGATTTTTTCATCTTTTTTTGGGCATTATTATGGGGCTAAGGAGGGTTTAGAAGGCATTATTATTCAAAGTTTAAAATTGAAAAAAACTTCTAAAACCCTAAGTGTTAGCGTAACGATTTTTTTATGGCTGACTATCACGCTTGTGGCTTATATTAACCCTAATATCTTGGATTTTATTGAAAATTTAGGCGGTCCCATTATCGCGCTCATTCTGTTTGTGATGCCTATGATAGCTTTTTATAGCATTTCTAGTTTGAAGCGTTTTAGAAACCTTAAAGTGGATATTTTTGTGTTTGTTTTTGGGAGCTTGACGGCTTTGAGCGTGTTTTTAGGACTATTTTAA